One genomic window of Hippopotamus amphibius kiboko isolate mHipAmp2 chromosome 10, mHipAmp2.hap2, whole genome shotgun sequence includes the following:
- the LOC130829856 gene encoding olfactory receptor 5H2-like, with amino-acid sequence METKNATETTEFVLTGLTHQAAWQIPLFLLFLMIYFTTIVGNLGLIALICNDPQLHIPMYLFLGNLAFVDTWLSSTVTPKMLVNIFTKNKMISLSECMVQFFSFVVSATTECFLLATMSYDRYVAICNPLLYPVIMTNRLCMRMLVLSFVGGLFHALIHTGFLFRLTFCNSNIIHHFYCDVMPLIKISCTGPSINVLMLFIFSGSIQVFTILIVLVSYALVLFTILKKKSLQGIRKAFSTCGAHLLSVSLYYGPLLFMYVRPGSTHTDDQDMMDSLFYTIIIPFLNPIIYSLRNKKVINSLVKMLKRNISI; translated from the coding sequence atggaaacaaaaaatgcAACAGAGACGACAGAGTTTGTTCTCACAGGACTTACACATCAAGCAGCTTGGCAAATCCCCTTGTTCCTGCTGTTCCTGATGATATACTTCACCACCATCGTGGGAAATCTCGGTCTGATTGCTCTCATCTGCAATGACCCTCAACTTCACATTCCCATGTACTTATTTCTTGGGAACTTGGCCTTTGTGGATACTTGGTTATCTTCCACAGTGACTCCCAAGATGTTGGTCAACATCTTCACCAAGAATAAGatgatctctctctctgaatgcatggtacaatttttttcctttgtagtcAGTGCAACCACAGAATGTTTTCTGCTGGCAACAATGTCATATGATCGTTATGTAGCCATATGCAACCCGCTGCTTTATCCAGTGATTATGACTAACAGATTATGCATGAGAATGTTAGTTTTATCATTTGTTGGTGGCCTTTTTCATGCCTTAATTCATACAGGTTTTTTATTCAGATTAACCTTTTGTAATTCTAACATAATACATCACTTTTATTGTGATGTCATGCCATTGATTAAAATTTCTTGTACTGGCCCTTCTATTAATGTTctgatgttatttattttctctggttCAATTCAGGTGTTCACCATTCTCATTGTTCTTGTCTCTTATGCACTAGTTctctttacaattttaaaaaagaagtctctACAAGGCATAAggaaggccttctccacctgtggaGCCCACCTCCTATCTGTCTCTTTATACTATGGGCCTCTTCTCTTCATGTATGTGCGCCCTGGATCCACACACACAGATGACCAAGATATGATGGACTCTCTATTTTACACTATCATAATTCCTTTCTTAAATCCAATTATCTACAGCCTGAGAAATAAGAAAGTCATAAATTCACTGGTAAAAATGTTGAAGAGAAATATTTCAATCTAA